The Coregonus clupeaformis isolate EN_2021a chromosome 8, ASM2061545v1, whole genome shotgun sequence genome has a segment encoding these proteins:
- the LOC121572703 gene encoding alpha-2 adrenergic receptor-like: MDGMDSFNSSGVDTFPVVNLNSSSESPYSSATIASLAALVSFLILFTVVGNVLVVIAVLTSRAMKAPQNLFLVSLATADILVATLVMPFSLANELMGYWYFGRVWCGIYLALDVLFCTSSIVHLCAISLDRYWSVTQAVEYNLKRTPKRVKCIIVIVWLISAMISSPPLLSIDKNNDNSQYPGCELNNDTWYILSSSIASFFAPCLIMILVYIRIYQVAKTRTRGMSEKKHGPGEPTMTENGLSKATLCKINGDRETGHCQCPLTPSMMTTGVHDEGDLEESSSSEGKGHTKPQDLNHKRIKRASRKNSAISKHSSRISRASNKSMDLFASRRKRRRSSVSMKKVSQAREKRFTFVLAVVMGVFVVCWFPFFFSYCLHGVCGDPCKIPEPLFKFFFWIGYCNSSLNPAIYTIFNQDFRRAFQKILCKSWKKSF; encoded by the coding sequence ATGGACGGGATGGATTCGTTTAATTCAAGCGGAGTTGACACGTTCCCTGTTGTCAACTTAAATTCCTCATCAGAAAGTCCATATTCTTCGGCTACAATAGCGAGTCTTGCAGCACTTGTAAGTTTTCTTATTTTGTTTACAGTGGTCGGGAACGTTCTGGTTGTAATTGCGGTGTTAACAAGCAGGGCAATGAAAGCTCCCCAGAACCTGTTTTTGGTTTCGTTAGCCACCGCAGACATTCTGGTCGCCACTTTGGTGATGCCCTTTTCTCTAGCAAACGAACTTATGGGCTACTGGTATTTCGGGAGAGTTTGGTGTGGAATTTACCTCGCTTTAGATGTCTTATTTTGCACTTCGTCCATCGTCCATCTGTGCGCAATCAGTTTGGACCGCTACTGGTCCGTTACGCAAGCTGTTGAATATAATCTCAAACGGACTCCTAAACGAGTGAAGTGTATTATCGTCATTGTATGGCTTATATCTGCCATGATATCCTCTCCTCCGTTATTATCAATAGACAAGAACAATGATAACTCTCAGTACCCAGGGTGTGAGCTGAACAATGACACTTGGTACATCCTCTCCTCTAGCATTGCATCATTCTTTGCTCCTTGCCTAATCATGATATTAGTGTATATTAGAATATACCAAGTGGCCAAGACCAGGACCAGGGGCATGTCGGAGAAAAAACATGGTCCTGGTGAACCTACAATGACTGAGAATGGGCTAAGCAAAGCCACCTTGTGCAAAATCAACGGGGACAGAGAGACCGGGCACTGCCAGTGCCCACTCACGCCCAGCATGATGACCACAGGGGTTCATGATGAGGGGGACCTGGAGGAGAGCTCCTCCTCAGAGGGCAAAGGTCACACCAAACCTCAGGACCTGAACCATAAGAGGATCAAGAGGGCCAGCCGGAAGAACAGCGCCATCTCCAAACACTCCAGCCGGATCTCCAGAGCCAGCAACAAATCCATGGACCTGTTCGCctccaggaggaagaggaggaggagctcTGTGTCCATGAAAAAGGTTTCCCAGGCCAGGGAGAAGAGGTTCACCTTTGTGCTGGCGGTGGTCATGGGGGTATTTGTGGTGTGCTGGTTCCCATTCTTCTTCAGCTACTGCCTGCACGGAGTGTGCGGGGACCCCTGTAAGATCCCCGAACCCCTCTTTAAATTCTTCTTCTGGATTGGCTACTGCAACAGCTCCCTCAACCCCGCCATCTACACCATCTTCAACCAGGATTTCCGGCGCGCCTTTCAGAAAATCCTTTGCAAGTCATGGAAAAAATCCTTCTAG